One window of Mesorhizobium loti R88b genomic DNA carries:
- a CDS encoding nitrile hydratase accessory protein, whose protein sequence is MSRLEANGPAVDLPDSLDAPVFAEPWQAEAFAMTVALHDKGLFSWGEWAQALSAQVKKPGAATDGHDYYEHWLAALESLLAAKGLAAKPDVDAMAQAWERAAHATPHGKPILLENDPEFTSAR, encoded by the coding sequence TTGAGCCGGCTTGAGGCGAACGGACCGGCGGTCGATTTGCCTGACAGCCTGGATGCGCCGGTGTTTGCCGAGCCATGGCAAGCCGAAGCGTTCGCGATGACCGTGGCGCTGCATGACAAGGGCCTGTTCTCGTGGGGCGAGTGGGCGCAAGCCCTGTCGGCGCAGGTGAAGAAGCCGGGCGCCGCAACGGACGGACACGACTATTACGAGCACTGGCTGGCGGCACTGGAAAGCCTGCTTGCCGCCAAGGGCCTGGCCGCCAAGCCCGATGTCGACGCGATGGCGCAAGCCTGGGAACGCGCCGCGCATGCGACCCCACACGGCAAGCCGATCCTGCTGGAAAACGATCCGGAATTCACATCCGCCAGATGA
- a CDS encoding EamA family transporter gives MYLSEILSIGAALCIATSGMLAGELIGRIDALTLTRLQTLAVTIATTIGATLLGGWAGLLPWQVGYLSASGVFGIFIASSAYISSIFALGPRLALLVFSLTSPFALIMGYLFLGETVGPVKLAGVALVIAGIVLAILFGRPAKVQPEGIFPTPPIEAAVLPAKQMTLPVGLAFGLVAALGQAAGALVARPVMASGVNPFTAMAIRTGVSAVLFLLLLLVPRRSAARRPRPAARTLGIGICGALIGTGMGMSLIMAALAGGKVGIVSTLSSLSPVLVLPMVWLRTGYRPSAPAWAGAVLAFAGTSLIAAG, from the coding sequence ATGTATCTGTCGGAAATTCTCTCGATCGGCGCGGCCTTGTGCATCGCCACCAGTGGCATGCTGGCTGGTGAACTGATCGGCCGCATCGATGCGTTGACCCTGACCCGGCTGCAAACGCTCGCGGTGACAATTGCCACCACGATCGGGGCCACGCTGCTGGGCGGCTGGGCCGGGCTACTGCCTTGGCAGGTGGGCTATCTCTCGGCCTCTGGCGTGTTCGGGATCTTCATTGCCTCTTCGGCCTATATCTCGTCGATATTCGCGCTTGGGCCGCGCCTGGCGCTGCTGGTTTTCTCGCTGACCTCGCCCTTTGCCCTGATCATGGGCTATTTGTTTCTGGGAGAGACGGTTGGCCCGGTCAAGCTGGCCGGTGTGGCGCTGGTTATCGCCGGCATTGTCCTGGCCATCCTGTTCGGCCGTCCCGCCAAGGTTCAGCCGGAAGGCATTTTCCCGACCCCGCCGATCGAGGCGGCAGTGCTGCCGGCAAAACAGATGACCTTGCCTGTCGGTCTCGCCTTCGGGTTGGTTGCCGCACTCGGGCAGGCCGCGGGCGCGTTGGTGGCGCGTCCCGTCATGGCGTCGGGTGTCAATCCGTTCACGGCGATGGCGATCCGGACCGGTGTGTCGGCGGTGCTCTTCCTTCTGCTCTTGCTGGTTCCCCGCCGCAGCGCCGCCAGGCGCCCCCGGCCGGCGGCACGAACGCTGGGCATCGGCATCTGCGGCGCGCTGATCGGCACGGGCATGGGCATGTCGCTGATCATGGCCGCGCTGGCCGGCGGAAAGGTCGGCATCGTCTCGACATTGTCGTCGCTGTCGCCGGTGCTGGTGTTGCCCATGGTGTGGCTGCGCACAGGCTACAGGCCATCGGCACCGGCCTGGGCCGGCGCGGTACTCGCCTTTGCCGGCACATCTCTCATCGCGGCCGGCTGA
- a CDS encoding ATP-dependent DNA helicase: protein MEFSPQQDEALQSVARWLKAGQPQLFRLFGYAGTGKTTLARYFAEHVDGQVQFAAFTGKAAQVLRSKGAVNARTIHSLIYRAKGEESVEDEVTGKTSMSPTFSLNRQSPISRAKLVVIDECSMVDEQLGRDLMSFGTPILVLGDPGQLPPISGGGFFTDHEPDYLLTEIHRQARDNPILRLALDVREGREFMRGDYGTAQVIGKEDVTQELVLKADQVLVGTNRTRRRYNQRLRELKGFNADYPQAGDKLVCLRNDAAKGLLNGSLWKVMTSSRETVKPGINLLVSPEEDDPDRGVAKIKLLKAAFEDPDADIPWQQKKRFDDFDYGYALTVHKAQGSQWNEIVLFDESWAFKETRQRWLYTAITRAAERLTIVR from the coding sequence ATGGAATTCTCCCCCCAACAGGACGAGGCGCTGCAATCGGTTGCCCGCTGGCTGAAGGCCGGCCAGCCGCAGCTGTTCCGGCTGTTTGGCTATGCCGGCACCGGCAAGACGACGCTGGCGCGCTATTTCGCCGAACATGTCGACGGCCAGGTGCAGTTCGCTGCCTTCACCGGCAAGGCCGCACAGGTGCTGCGCTCCAAGGGCGCGGTCAATGCCCGCACCATTCATTCGCTGATCTACAGGGCCAAGGGCGAGGAATCGGTTGAGGATGAGGTGACAGGCAAGACCTCGATGTCGCCGACCTTCTCGCTCAACCGGCAAAGCCCGATCTCGCGCGCCAAGCTGGTCGTCATCGACGAATGCTCGATGGTCGACGAGCAGCTTGGCCGCGACCTGATGAGTTTCGGCACGCCGATCCTGGTGCTAGGCGATCCCGGCCAGTTGCCGCCGATTTCGGGCGGTGGTTTCTTCACCGACCATGAGCCGGACTATCTCCTGACCGAAATCCACCGGCAGGCGCGCGACAATCCGATCCTGCGGCTGGCGCTGGATGTGCGCGAGGGCCGTGAATTCATGCGCGGCGACTATGGCACGGCGCAAGTGATCGGCAAGGAAGACGTTACCCAGGAACTGGTGTTGAAGGCAGACCAGGTTCTGGTCGGCACCAACCGCACGCGTCGACGCTACAACCAGCGCCTGCGCGAGCTCAAAGGCTTCAATGCCGACTATCCGCAGGCCGGCGACAAGCTGGTTTGCCTGCGCAACGACGCGGCCAAGGGGCTGCTCAACGGTTCGCTGTGGAAGGTGATGACCTCATCGCGCGAAACGGTGAAGCCCGGCATCAACCTGCTGGTTTCGCCCGAAGAGGATGATCCGGACCGCGGCGTCGCCAAGATCAAGCTGCTCAAGGCGGCGTTCGAGGATCCCGACGCCGATATCCCCTGGCAGCAGAAGAAGCGCTTCGACGATTTCGACTACGGCTATGCCTTGACTGTGCACAAGGCGCAGGGCTCGCAGTGGAACGAGATTGTGCTGTTCGACGAAAGCTGGGCGTTCAAGGAAACCCGCCAGCGCTGGCTTTATACCGCCATCACCCGGGCCGCCGAGCGACTGACCATCGTCAGGTAA
- a CDS encoding STAS/SEC14 domain-containing protein yields MNFLQSVPAIRRLDTARDDLFAIDVVGHVSAADAENLFGLLEAAYALHQRIDVAVRMVDHDGVDWTDISEETLKQGAVHAPEHIGRCAAIGTPDWTPDARHALPASSPIEFRHFKAEDEDEAWKWLGVQPPSAP; encoded by the coding sequence GTGAATTTCCTGCAATCCGTGCCAGCGATCCGTCGCCTCGACACCGCGCGCGACGACCTGTTCGCCATCGATGTCGTCGGGCATGTCTCGGCGGCCGATGCAGAGAATCTGTTTGGCCTGCTGGAGGCGGCCTATGCGCTCCACCAGCGAATCGACGTCGCCGTGCGCATGGTCGATCACGATGGCGTCGACTGGACCGACATCTCCGAAGAGACCCTCAAACAGGGCGCCGTCCACGCACCGGAACATATTGGCCGGTGCGCGGCGATCGGCACGCCGGACTGGACGCCGGACGCGCGACACGCCCTGCCCGCGTCGTCGCCCATCGAATTCAGGCACTTCAAGGCCGAGGACGAAGACGAGGCCTGGAAATGGCTCGGCGTCCAGCCGCCCAGCGCCCCATGA
- a CDS encoding pyridoxine 5'-phosphate synthase produces MPAKLSVNLNAIAMLRNRRDLPWPDVIGVGRLALAAGAHGLTVHPRPDERHTRHSDLPLIRALIDDEFPQAEFNIEGYPSEDFLALVEKHQPEQVTLVPDDPAQATSDHGWNFVTDAAFLTPIVRRLKKGGFRVSLFSDSDPAGIAAARDTGADRIELYTGPYGSYHSDSAKAANELERLGKTADAAFAVGLQVNAGHDLTVGNLPDLAKRIPALAEVSIGHGLTADALEYGMAGTVRRFLKACGW; encoded by the coding sequence ATGCCCGCAAAGCTTTCTGTCAACCTCAACGCCATTGCCATGTTGCGTAACCGGCGTGACCTGCCATGGCCCGATGTGATCGGTGTCGGCCGCCTTGCGCTTGCCGCCGGAGCGCATGGGCTGACCGTCCATCCGCGCCCCGATGAGCGTCACACCCGGCATTCCGACCTGCCCTTGATCCGGGCGCTGATCGACGATGAATTTCCGCAGGCGGAATTCAACATCGAGGGCTACCCAAGCGAGGATTTTCTGGCGCTTGTGGAAAAGCATCAGCCCGAGCAGGTGACGCTGGTGCCAGATGATCCGGCACAGGCAACCTCCGACCATGGCTGGAACTTCGTCACCGATGCGGCGTTCCTGACACCTATCGTCAGGCGGTTGAAGAAGGGTGGCTTCAGGGTGTCGCTGTTTTCCGATTCCGATCCTGCAGGTATAGCGGCCGCGCGCGATACTGGGGCCGACCGGATCGAGCTCTACACAGGCCCATATGGAAGCTATCATTCCGATTCCGCAAAAGCGGCCAACGAACTGGAAAGACTGGGAAAAACCGCCGATGCGGCATTTGCCGTCGGCCTCCAGGTCAATGCCGGGCACGATCTGACGGTGGGCAATCTGCCCGATCTGGCGAAGCGCATTCCGGCATTGGCCGAAGTGTCGATCGGACATGGGTTGACAGCCGACGCGTTGGAGTATGGCATGGCCGGCACGGTGCGTCGGTTTCTCAAGGCCTGCGGCTGGTAG
- a CDS encoding potassium transporter Kup — protein MDLASRGSEAETVEQSSHSGVEQQSTKVLMLGALGVVYGDIGTSPIYAFREALHASPGIDTRIHVLGVLSLIVWALTIIVTVKYVAFVLRADNKGEGGTLSLMSLARSAYPRGARLILAIGLCGAALFFGDSIITPAISVLSAVEGLKVVTPTLGAYVVPITLVILAILFSVQRFGTGKVAAVFGPVTALWFLAIGIAGLYHLMDDPSILLAINPYYAVAYLASTPTAAFVTVGAVFLAVTGAEALYVDLGHFGRKPIVLAWFSVVFPCLLLNYFGQGAFVLAHDGKPTNPFFQMLPDWALMPMVGLATAATVIASQAVISGAFSLTRQAVQLNLLPRIEVQHTSEMQLGQIYMPRVNLLIALGVMLLVVGFGSSSSLASAYGISVTGEMLMTTILLFVVMRKLWKWTLALALPLTLLFGVIDSGFFLANIVKIFEGGWVSITVACLMGLIMGTWIRGTRYLFDKTRRNEIPLDFLAANLLKKKPHLVSGTAVFLTSDPLSAPTALMHSLKHYKVLHEQNVILSVVTAPQPVVPDSERVKMETVNELFMRVTLTFGYMEQPNIPRALAICRKQGWKFDIMTTSFFLSRRSLKASPNSGMPVWQDRLFIGLARTAADATEYFQIPTGRVVEIGTQVAI, from the coding sequence ATGGACCTTGCCAGTCGCGGTAGCGAGGCAGAGACCGTCGAGCAATCAAGCCATTCCGGGGTCGAACAGCAAAGCACCAAGGTGCTGATGCTGGGCGCACTCGGTGTCGTCTATGGCGATATCGGCACCAGCCCGATCTATGCCTTTCGCGAGGCGCTTCACGCTTCGCCCGGCATCGATACGCGTATTCACGTGCTTGGCGTGCTGTCGCTGATTGTCTGGGCGCTGACGATCATCGTGACCGTCAAATATGTCGCCTTCGTGCTTCGTGCCGACAACAAGGGCGAAGGCGGCACGCTGTCGCTGATGTCGCTGGCGCGCAGCGCCTATCCCAGAGGCGCGCGCCTCATCCTGGCGATCGGCCTTTGCGGTGCTGCGCTGTTTTTCGGTGATTCGATCATAACGCCGGCCATCTCGGTGCTGTCGGCGGTCGAAGGCCTCAAGGTGGTGACCCCGACATTGGGCGCCTATGTCGTGCCGATCACCTTGGTCATCCTGGCCATCCTGTTTTCAGTGCAACGCTTCGGCACGGGAAAGGTGGCGGCGGTGTTCGGGCCGGTGACGGCGCTTTGGTTCCTGGCCATCGGCATTGCGGGGCTCTATCACCTGATGGACGATCCATCGATCCTGCTGGCGATCAATCCCTATTACGCGGTCGCCTATCTCGCCAGCACACCCACAGCCGCTTTTGTGACGGTCGGTGCTGTGTTTCTGGCGGTGACCGGGGCTGAGGCGCTCTATGTCGATCTTGGCCATTTTGGACGCAAGCCGATCGTGCTGGCGTGGTTTTCCGTGGTGTTTCCCTGCCTGCTGCTCAACTATTTCGGGCAGGGTGCCTTTGTCCTCGCCCATGACGGCAAGCCAACCAATCCATTTTTCCAGATGCTGCCTGACTGGGCGCTGATGCCGATGGTGGGACTGGCAACGGCCGCGACCGTCATCGCCAGCCAGGCGGTCATCTCGGGGGCTTTTTCGCTGACCCGCCAGGCCGTGCAGCTGAACCTTCTGCCACGCATCGAGGTGCAGCATACGTCCGAAATGCAACTCGGCCAGATCTACATGCCGCGCGTCAACCTGCTCATCGCGCTCGGGGTGATGTTGCTGGTCGTTGGTTTCGGCAGCTCGAGTTCGCTGGCGTCCGCCTACGGCATCTCGGTGACGGGCGAGATGCTGATGACCACCATTTTGCTGTTCGTGGTCATGCGCAAATTGTGGAAATGGACGCTGGCGCTCGCTCTGCCGCTGACCTTGCTGTTTGGCGTCATCGACAGCGGCTTCTTCCTGGCAAACATCGTGAAGATATTCGAAGGCGGCTGGGTATCGATCACCGTTGCCTGCCTGATGGGGCTGATCATGGGAACCTGGATACGCGGCACCCGCTATCTGTTCGACAAGACCCGCCGCAACGAGATCCCGCTCGATTTCCTCGCCGCCAATCTGCTGAAGAAGAAGCCGCATTTGGTGTCGGGCACGGCGGTGTTCCTGACAAGCGATCCCTTGAGTGCGCCGACAGCGCTGATGCACAGCCTGAAGCACTACAAGGTGCTGCATGAGCAAAACGTCATCCTCTCCGTGGTGACGGCGCCTCAGCCGGTGGTGCCGGACAGCGAACGGGTCAAGATGGAGACGGTCAACGAGCTGTTCATGCGGGTGACGCTGACCTTCGGCTACATGGAACAGCCCAACATACCGCGCGCGCTGGCGATCTGCCGAAAGCAGGGCTGGAAGTTCGACATCATGACGACATCGTTCTTCCTGTCGCGGCGCTCGCTCAAGGCCTCGCCCAATTCAGGCATGCCAGTGTGGCAGGACCGGCTTTTCATCGGCCTGGCGCGCACGGCGGCCGACGCCACCGAATATTTCCAGATCCCGACCGGACGTGTCGTGGAAATCGGCACGCAAGTTGCTATTTAA
- a CDS encoding potassium transporter Kup: MALANAGSEAEPVEQSSHPEIEQHSTKVLMLGALGVVYGDIGTSPIYAFREALVASSHGTVADRGDILGVLSLIIWSLTIIVTIKYIMFVLRADNRGEGGVLSLMALARGSFPKRSAIILGIGIVGASLFFGDAVITPAISVLSAVEGMNVVTPAFQPYVVPLTLVILAMVFAVQRFGTGGVGLVFGPVTAIWFLAIGLSGLKHIIADPEILWAISPHYIVAFLIHSPDVAFVTIGAIFLAVTGAEALYADLGHFGRKPIVLAWLSIVFPCLLLNYAGQGAFVLAKNGVVGHPFFEMNEGWALIPMVVLATAATVIASQAVISGAFSLTRQAVQLNMLPRLEILHTSEKQSGQIYMPRVNLLLALVVMMLVVGFGESSKLASAYGISVTGNMLVTTVLLYVVMTRIWKWKLSVAIPLTALFTFIDIGFFASNIVKVFEGGWASLAVAFTIVLGMWTWVRGSRYLFDKTRRNEIPLDFLAANLLKKKPQLVSGTAVFLTSDPLSAPTALMHSLKHYKVLHEQNVILSVVTAPQPVVPDSERVKMETVNELFMRVTLTFGYMEQPNIPRALAICRKQGWKFDIMTTSFFLSRRSLKASPNSGMPVWQDKLFIGLARTASDATEYFQIPTGRVVEIGTQVAI; this comes from the coding sequence ATGGCCCTTGCCAATGCTGGTAGTGAGGCAGAACCCGTCGAACAATCGAGCCATCCGGAAATCGAACAGCATAGCACCAAGGTGCTGATGCTGGGCGCGCTCGGTGTGGTCTATGGGGATATCGGCACCAGCCCGATCTATGCCTTTCGCGAGGCGCTGGTCGCGTCGTCCCATGGCACAGTCGCGGATCGCGGCGATATCCTCGGCGTGCTGTCGCTGATCATCTGGTCGCTGACGATCATTGTCACCATCAAATACATCATGTTCGTGCTACGCGCCGACAACCGCGGCGAGGGCGGCGTGCTGTCGCTGATGGCGCTGGCGCGCGGCAGTTTCCCCAAGCGCTCGGCGATCATCCTGGGCATCGGCATCGTCGGCGCCTCGCTGTTTTTCGGCGATGCGGTCATCACGCCCGCGATTTCGGTGTTGTCGGCGGTCGAGGGCATGAATGTCGTCACCCCTGCCTTCCAGCCCTATGTCGTGCCGCTGACCCTGGTCATTCTCGCCATGGTGTTTGCTGTGCAGCGCTTCGGCACGGGCGGGGTGGGGCTGGTCTTCGGTCCGGTGACCGCGATCTGGTTCCTGGCCATCGGCCTGTCGGGTCTCAAGCACATCATCGCCGATCCGGAAATCCTGTGGGCGATCAGCCCGCACTATATCGTTGCATTCCTGATCCATTCCCCCGACGTCGCCTTCGTCACCATCGGTGCCATCTTCCTCGCGGTGACCGGCGCCGAAGCGCTCTATGCCGATCTCGGCCATTTCGGCCGCAAGCCGATCGTGCTGGCCTGGCTGTCGATCGTGTTTCCCTGTCTGCTTTTGAACTATGCCGGGCAAGGTGCCTTCGTGCTGGCGAAGAACGGCGTGGTCGGCCATCCGTTCTTCGAGATGAACGAGGGCTGGGCGCTGATCCCGATGGTCGTGCTGGCGACCGCGGCGACCGTCATCGCCAGCCAGGCGGTGATCTCGGGTGCCTTTTCGCTGACCCGCCAGGCGGTGCAGCTCAACATGCTGCCGCGGCTCGAAATCCTGCACACGTCGGAAAAACAGTCCGGCCAGATCTATATGCCGCGCGTCAACCTGTTGCTGGCGCTGGTGGTGATGATGCTGGTGGTTGGCTTCGGCGAATCCAGCAAGCTCGCCTCCGCCTACGGCATCTCGGTGACCGGCAACATGCTCGTGACGACGGTGCTGCTTTATGTCGTCATGACCCGCATCTGGAAATGGAAGCTGTCGGTGGCGATCCCGCTGACCGCACTGTTCACTTTCATCGATATCGGCTTCTTCGCCTCCAACATCGTCAAGGTGTTCGAAGGCGGCTGGGCGTCGCTGGCGGTGGCCTTCACCATTGTGCTGGGCATGTGGACCTGGGTGCGCGGTAGTCGCTACCTGTTCGACAAGACCCGCCGCAACGAGATCCCGCTCGATTTCCTCGCCGCCAATCTGCTGAAGAAGAAGCCGCAGCTGGTTTCCGGCACGGCGGTGTTCCTGACGAGCGATCCCTTGAGTGCGCCGACAGCGCTGATGCACAGCCTGAAGCACTACAAGGTGCTGCATGAGCAGAACGTCATTCTCTCCGTGGTGACCGCACCGCAGCCGGTGGTGCCGGACAGCGAACGGGTCAAGATGGAGACGGTCAACGAGCTGTTCATGCGGGTGACGCTGACCTTCGGCTACATGGAACAGCCCAACATACCGCGTGCGCTGGCGATCTGCCGCAAGCAGGGCTGGAAGTTCGACATCATGACGACGTCGTTCTTCCTGTCACGGCGCTCGCTCAAGGCCTCGCCCAATTCCGGCATGCCGGTGTGGCAGGACAAGCTATTCATCGGCCTGGCGCGCACCGCGTCGGACGCGACCGAATATTTCCAGATCCCGACCGGACGTGTGGTAGAAATCGGCACCCAGGTGGCGATCTGA
- a CDS encoding SDR family oxidoreductase — translation MTATLLVTGASGQLGRSVINHLLDTFKVPAAKIIATTRTPANLADLAARGVTVREANFDDQASVAKAFAGADRVLIISTNELAIQGKRRQQQLAAVAAAKQAGVGHLHYTSMPNTEPGSAVAFAPDHYDTEQAIKASGIPYTIFRNGWYDENLFMAAPQILASGHWYTSAGDGAISYGARDDYAAAIAAGLASDASDSTTYTLTGPKAYTTAEVAALITEVTGKPIQIVQLSDEALTEGIKAAGLPEPIAKVLVSFDAATRAGDLGMVTDSVEKLSGRKSVPLKQFLETNKAALLG, via the coding sequence ATGACCGCAACTCTTCTCGTCACCGGTGCATCCGGCCAGCTCGGCCGCAGCGTCATCAACCATTTGCTGGACACCTTCAAAGTGCCGGCCGCGAAGATCATCGCCACCACCCGCACACCGGCCAATTTGGCCGACCTCGCGGCGCGCGGCGTCACGGTCCGCGAGGCGAATTTCGACGATCAGGCCTCGGTTGCCAAAGCCTTCGCCGGTGCCGACCGGGTGCTCATCATCTCGACCAATGAACTGGCGATCCAGGGCAAGCGGCGCCAGCAGCAGCTCGCGGCGGTCGCGGCTGCCAAGCAGGCGGGTGTTGGTCATCTCCACTACACCTCGATGCCCAACACCGAGCCGGGTTCGGCGGTTGCCTTCGCTCCCGATCATTACGACACCGAACAGGCGATCAAGGCGAGTGGCATTCCCTACACGATCTTCCGCAATGGCTGGTACGACGAGAACCTGTTCATGGCAGCGCCGCAGATCCTCGCATCGGGCCATTGGTATACGTCGGCCGGCGACGGCGCCATTTCGTACGGCGCGCGTGACGACTACGCAGCGGCCATAGCCGCGGGGCTGGCCTCGGACGCCAGCGACAGCACGACCTACACGCTGACTGGCCCCAAGGCCTACACGACAGCCGAAGTCGCGGCACTCATCACCGAGGTCACCGGCAAGCCGATCCAGATCGTCCAGCTTTCCGACGAAGCTCTGACTGAAGGGATCAAGGCAGCCGGGCTTCCCGAGCCGATCGCCAAGGTTCTGGTCTCCTTTGACGCGGCAACGCGTGCCGGCGACCTTGGCATGGTGACGGACTCCGTCGAGAAGCTCTCCGGTCGCAAGTCGGTGCCGTTGAAGCAGTTCCTCGAAACCAACAAGGCGGCCCTGCTGGGCTGA
- a CDS encoding winged helix-turn-helix transcriptional regulator, whose product MDSSIVKLRSKLEVYKAMTDGGNLSDCPVRDVIQGLSGKWSSLLMAALAEQPYRFGELRRLVPDISQRMLTQTLCDLQRDGYVHREVFPTKPPSVEYSLTDLGRSMFSALQHLLQWAENNHDAVRGARAAFDAA is encoded by the coding sequence ATGGACAGCTCGATCGTCAAACTGAGATCCAAGCTTGAGGTCTACAAAGCCATGACCGATGGCGGCAACCTGTCCGATTGCCCGGTCCGCGATGTCATCCAGGGCCTGAGCGGCAAATGGAGCTCGCTGTTGATGGCGGCGCTGGCCGAGCAGCCCTACCGCTTCGGCGAATTGCGGCGACTGGTACCCGACATCTCGCAGCGCATGCTGACCCAGACGCTCTGTGACCTGCAGCGCGACGGCTATGTGCATCGCGAAGTGTTCCCGACCAAGCCGCCGAGCGTCGAATACAGCCTGACCGACCTCGGACGCTCGATGTTCAGCGCCTTGCAGCACCTCCTGCAATGGGCGGAGAATAACCACGACGCGGTGCGTGGCGCGCGCGCTGCCTTCGACGCCGCATAA